A stretch of the Papaver somniferum cultivar HN1 chromosome 6, ASM357369v1, whole genome shotgun sequence genome encodes the following:
- the LOC113290187 gene encoding actin-related protein 2/3 complex subunit 3, whose translation MVYHSSFVDDEGITKACGCPLLPLKSHIKGPAPVSDQETDIVDEAITFFRANVFFRNFDVKSSADKLLIYLTFYINVALKRLEGCRTLAGGTKAIINLGLEDVPVPGEAGFPFAGLFPLPQSDEEAELFRNYLKQIREETSGRLLGVAYRPNGTPNKWWIAFAKRKFMNIIVPQH comes from the exons ATG GTATACCATTCGAGTTTTGTTGATGATGAAGGTATCACTAAAGCTTGTGGATGTCCTCTACTTCCATTAAAAAGCCATATCAAGGGTCCTGCTCCCGTCTCAGATCAAG AAACTGACATTGTCGACGAAGCAATCACATTCTTTCGTGCCAATGTATTCTTCAGAAACTTTGATGTAAAGAGCTCAGCGGACAAACTGcttatatatttgacattttACATAAATGTGGCTCTGAAAAGACTCGAGGGGTGCAGAACCTTGGCAGGAGGAACGAAGGCCATCATAAACTTGGGTCTCGAGGATGTCCCTGTGCCTGGGGAGGCAGGTTTTCCCTTTGCAGGCCTTTTTCCCCTTCCTCAATCTGACGAAGAAGCAG AGCTATTCAGGAACTATCTAAAGCAGATAAGAGAAGAAACCAGTGGAAGACTGTTGGGTGTTGCATACAGACCTAATGGGACCCCAAATAAATGGTGGATAGCATTCGCCAAGaggaaattcatgaacattattgtTCCCCAACAttag
- the LOC113291857 gene encoding uncharacterized protein LOC113291857, which produces MRTFGNGGMLVTFRVDSLDDYTGMAASTIYMYVKKFMDALLWLFNDRYMRRATTEDTKRLLAENEARGFPGMFGSLDCTHWEWRCCPTDEEGRHVGQYKKSNLVLQVVASYDRWFWHCYFGAPGANNDLNVLDQSGLFDREKNALDPPCEFRINGHVYRHGYYLVDGIYNEMPGVVHGYKRRQTMPAIHKKFNEYHSAMRKDVERDFEGLKAKWVIIRNPCRYWFPRDLNTIIRACLIMHNMCVEYEYRDRVWARYDGKEETPLVQGNVTEARAYYRSHARWRHLQADITEHIRQRHIQGLRRRINTKL; this is translated from the coding sequence ATGAGGACTTTCGGCAACGGAGGGATGCTTGTAACATTCCGGGTCGATAGCCTTGACGATTACACTGGAATGGCTGCGTCTACAATATACATGTACGTAAAAAAGTTTATGGATGCATTACTTTGGCTTTTTAACGATCGTTACATGAGGCGCGCAACAACCGAAGATACAAAGAGGCTATTAGCTGAGAATGAGGCTCGTGGATTTCCTGGAATGTTTGGAAGCCTCGATTGTACCCATTGGGAGTGGAGGTGTTGTCCTACTGACGAAGAAGGCCGACACGTTGGACAATATAAGAAATCAAATCTTGTTTTACAGGTTGTTGCATCATACGACAGATGGTTCTGGCACTGTTACTTTGGTGCGCCCGGTGCTAACAATGACTTAAATGTTTTGGACCAGTCGGGTTTGTTTGATAGAGAGAAGAACGCGTTGGATCCTCCTTGTGAATTTCGCATCAACGGTCACGTGTACAGACATGGATACTATTTGGTTGACGGAATCTATAATGAAATGCCTGGGGTTGTTCATGGTTATAAGAGACGTCAGACTATGCCGGCAATCCATAAGAAATTTAATGAATACCACTCTGCGATGCGGAAGGATGTGGAGCGTGATTTTGAGGGTCTAAAAGCCAAATGGGTTATAATTAGGAATCCTTGTCGTTACTGGTTTCCTCGTGACTTAAACACAATTATAAGAGCTTGTTTAATAATGCATAACATGTGTGTGGAGTATGAATATCGTGATAGGGTATGGGCGAGGTATGATGGAAAAGAAGAAACACCTCTGGTACAAGGTAACGTGACTGAAGCGCGTGCTTATTATAGAAGCCATGCCCGCTGGAGACACTTGCAAGCAGATATAACGGAGCACATCAGGCAGCGTCACATTCAAGGACTGCGACGACGCATTAACACCAAACTTTAA